The DNA region ATGCATCTGCCAGTGCGTATCAAGTTCGCCCGCTGCCCACGGGGCTTTGTTTTGCCGTTTGGTGCCCGTCTCCATCTTGGGAGCCTTTGGTGGAATACTGATTGATTGGTGGCGGGCCGATCCCGAGCCACTGAGCGTAGCGGGAGCGGCTGAAATCCTTGGTCAGGTCTTTATGATGATGGCGAGCCGCGGCACTGCCTTGAGCAGATATCAAGATGTGCGCTGAAGCGGCAATCTTCTACATGGATTGGATGGAGGAGTTGATGGATTTTGGCTTGAGTCAGCCGCTATTACTGGCCTTATTTGGCTTTGTCATCTTGCCCCTGTTGTGCATGGGCGCGGAGCGGCTGTGGCCCCAGTATCCGGACGCACGCCGGTTCCGAAGCGGTTTTGTTTCAGATCTTGTTTGGTACGCCGTCCAAAGCGTCGTCTCCCGCAGTATTGCGCCTTGGGTGGTGTTTGTTGCCGTCTTGCCGGTATTTATCATTGCTGACCTTCCTTTGGATAACTACTGGGCCGGCTTTGGTCCCGTGGCTCAGTGGCCGTTTTGGCTGCAAGTGTTGGTCGTCTTTGTCGTCGCAGACTTTCTGAGTTACTGGCAGCATCGGCTATTCCACCAGCCAGGTTTTTGGCCGGTGCATGCCGTACATCACTCCTCGGAAAATTTAGACTGGCTCAGTGCCACCCGTTTCCACCCCTTCAATGAAATCGGCGCCCAGCTGGTGTACGTGGCACCCCTGATTGCACTGGGGTTTAGCCCCACCGCGTTCGTGGTGCTCGCGCCATTTACGGCAACCTATGCCGTGGTTTTACATGCCAACGTCAATCTTAGCTTTGGTCCCTTACAGTACTGTTTGGCCAGCCCCGTGTTTCATCGTTGGCATCATTCTCAAGCCGTGGAAGCGCAAGACAAAAACTTCGCGGGTTTTCTGCCGGTGTGGGATGTGCTGTTCGGCACCTTCTACCACCCGCGGGGGCGACTGCCGCAGCAATTTGGTGTTAAAGACCCAGTGGGCGAGGGCTTCTGGCGGCAGCTGACCTACCCCTGGAGAGCTTAGCGCCCCTTAAGTGGAGTTCGTCGCACATTTGCGAGTGAGCACAGGGTGTGCCGCTAAGCGCTCGCGCAGAGGGGCTCGTATATTCAACGGACTCCTCGTAAGGGACACTCATGGGCCAAGGTAGTGACTGACCCAAATGCGATTGGTATCCACTGTTGCAATGCGAACGCTTTGAGTAAGCCGTAACGACAGCGTCTTTGGCGATTAACCCGCCGCACCTTTGTTGCGAAGATAATCCGTTGCTGGCTGCTAGCTAGCCTTCCGACTCTGGTCGACGGTGACTTCTCGCACTGAGCTTTAGCTCGCTGTTGATCAGAGATTTCAAGGAGGATCACATTCAGCTGTTCATGAACAGCCTACTGAGCGGAGGCTATGAACTGGTGAGCCCATATTGGTACGACCTTCAGGAAGGCCATGACTAAGGGGCTGTATCGGGCAGGCTCATCACCCACTGCGCAATCAACTGTGTCGCATCAGTATGGATCACATGACTTGCCAAGGGAGGCATCCGCCGGTCGTCGGTAGCTTGCATGCGTAGGAGAAGCACACTGTTTTCCGGTACTCCTGGCGCCACAAGTTTGGCCTCGTCGATGCCAAAGTCATCCAGGGTTGCGGGTTGGTTGATGAGATTGGTCTCAGCAAGTGGGACCTCATAGCGCAGGTCTATGGTCGAGCGTAGGGGGACATCGGGGTTATGGCAGCTTGCGCAATTTGCATCTAAATATGCACGAGCTCGATCTTCAAGAGTGAAGTCTGGGTCGTCTATGGCTGGCATCACAGCTAGATTGTCTGGTGCGCCGGGTGCGGGGCTGAGTAAAGCGACTTCAGAAAGCGCTAGCAGTTGATTCATGGTTTGCGCTGGATAGTCATAGCTGCGGTTCAGCTGGGCGGTCTTCAAACCCAAGGCAAATCCAGTAGAGCCGTTGTGGCAGCTGATGCACTCTGCCCTAGAGGGAATGTCATAGGTCTGCTGGGTCGGCCCCTCAGCCGTCGTGATGGCCAGCTGCAAAGCTAGAGGCCCGGATAAAAGCTCGGCGTCGGTATGCTCTTCATTCCAGGCGTAGCTGAAGCCAAGCCACCCATCGACTCGTTTGAGAAGAATACGTGTTTCAAGTGGGGTTAAAGCATTGGATTCGTCGGTGAGATTCAGGTCCATGGCGAAATGTTTCACTAGAACCGATCCTTCAGGGAACACCCAGGCACCGTCACTGGAGTAGGCGATGGTCCGTTGCTCCGGAATCGCAAACCAGCGTTGCTTTACGGCGCCGTCCGACCAAAGCTCAGTGTTGACCTCGTAAGGAATCATTCCCGGTTGTGCTTTGAGCGGGGCGAGTGAGGAGAATATTCCGGTCTGTGACAGCTTTTGCGGTATGGCCGCACATGTGTCGTCACTGCAAGAGTCGTCAACATCAAGTGTTTGAACGATGCCTTGGCCTAAGTTGACGAAATAGGGTTCATCGTTGATGGCTTCGAAATCCACCATGCTGAAACCACCCGCTTGATCTGTAACAAGTGCATGCTGAGGCGAGGAGCTGCGCGTATCGAAAGACCATAAATTGCCGGAGATAAAGTCGCCGAATAGGAAATGCCCGAACAAATGGGGTAGGCGACTCCCGCGATAGACGAAGCCCGCGGTGACTGAGCGTCCCTCATCCCGGCCATATTGAATGACAGGCATCACCAGGTCGTTGCTGTCATAACCAAAATCAGTCTCTTCCAATGGCATGGTGCCCTCGAAACTGGGCCAGCCATAGTTGGCTCCGGGGATAACCTGATTGATCTCCTCGAAGCTATCTTGGCCTACGTCTCCAACCCACATGGTCCGGGACACCTCATCAATACTGAACCGGTGAGGGTTGCGCAGACCATAAGCCCAGATTTCTTCCCGTACGGGCTGGCCCTCACCAACTACGCCAGCTTGCTCTAGTCCTGCCCCTACAAAAGGGTTGTCCCCAGGAATGCGATAAGGCAACCCTTGAGCGACGTCTATGCGCAGGATGGAACCGAAGAGGTTGGTTCTATTCTGCGAAAAACCACTGCCAAACCAGGTGAAGCCGTCCCCCAAGCCGATGTACAAGTAGCCATCTGGACCAAAACTCAATTGGCCGACATTGTGGAACTGGCCGGGTTGCTTGAGCAGCAGAATGATCTCTTCGCTGCTGGGGTCCAGCCTGGAAACGTCGTCGGGATCGCGTTTGAAGCGCGAAACAACCGAACAGTGGTCATCGCATTGCACGGGGTCCACCTCAGGCCCAGCCGCGTAACTCAGATAGACGAAGCCGTTGCTCGCATATTGAGGGTCAAACGCAATGCCCACCAAGCCGCGTTCAGCTTCGTCAAAGAGAACCCGGTCCTCAATGTTGAGGAATACCGAGTGAAATTCGACATCCGCACGGTTATCAAAAATGAGCACTCTTCCTCTGTGCTCCACAACTGCAATTTGGTCCTCCGAGGGCGTTGGGGCCATATCCACAGGGCGGTCGAATACCAGTGCAGGAAAAGCCTCCCTTACGTTGACAGTGGTACCTGTCGCCGTGTTGGCCGTTAACCGCAATGTGTCTGGCGCTGATCGGCGTTGAATAGCGGTCGTTGGTACCGGTGTAGGAGTCGTCGGTGGAGGACTGGGGTCTGACTGCTGGGCAGAAACATCTGTAGAGTCGCAGCCGGCGAAAAAAAAGATCAGCCCAGCGCCCGCCAGCCTAGCGATGTTTGCAGCGAATGTGTTCACGTTTTGCCCTCCGTCCCTGTGGAAATGTTCGCACAAAAAATTAGGGTCCACACATGACATCCGGGGCGGATCAGCAAGAAGTGTTACTCAAGCCCCGAGTTTCTGCGGGTAATCTGCCCCCGCGCGCTAATGGGCTGCAATTAACGGCTAAGAATTATGCAGCGCGGTGTTTGGTTTGCCTGAGAGCGAGTCATCCCAATCCTGCGAGGCATTGACCTGGGGCTCGCCGCGGTACGCATCGCTTAGAAGCGAAAAAGTGGTTGGCCGAGTTTCTGGGCTGCGCGGATGAGCTTGAGCTGTTGCCGGGGTGACGCCGAGGAGGGAGTCGGCCTTGCGCGATGATGGCGGCTAAGGGTGTATGGCTGCTTTTGAGCGCGAGAATGCGAAGCCCTCTGCGGCCTCGTCCATGCGCGTGAAAGGGCGTCATTGCTTGAGGAGCGCAGCCGCCCCTGAAGCGGCGGCTGCTGCCAGTCCTGGCGTTAGCGCCCTGTGATCTCGCGCCGAAAAGCCTTCAGAAAACGTTTGATCGTTGCCATGTGGGACGGGCCGGTACGAATGAGCGTTTTTTGGCCCCAGGACAGCTCTTCCAGGGCAGGGTCGGCAAATTCGTAGAGCACTTTGGGCTGAACAACCTGAATGGGGTACTCCACAGTTGGCGTGGCTAGAAGGTGGTCGATGATGGCCACGAGGCGATCATTGAAATACCCGTTGGGGTAGCCCAAATTTTTGTAGGCCTGCTGAAATAATGGGTAGTAGCGTTGATAGAGGCGCGCGGTCTGGGCCGGGTTCAGGCGGTCTAGGGCGTCCACGTAGGGTGTGTACCGCCGGGTGTTGGCCTCGGTGAGGTAGATCACGGCTTCGTCGCCATCGGTGCGCCGGCTAGCCGGTTGGCCGGGCACATGCTTGGTGGGCCGGTAGCTCATGCGGATGGGATTGCCATCGAGGTTTTCCACCGTAACCACGAGGTGCTCGATCAGCGCATCCGGGATCAAAAATTCCGGTAGACCTCTGGATCCAAACAGGGGTTTGGCGTCCTGCAGTAGCACAGCGTCGGATTGGTCCAGTGGTGGTAGAGATACTGGTGTTGGCGTGCTGCGGGGAGCCTGACTGGGCGAGATTGGTTGCGGCTGCTTGCTCGGCGTAGGCGCAGGTGTGGGTGTATTAATGGGATATTGAATGCTGGCCGTGGGGCTAGGGCTGGGCTCAACGGTCACCAAAGGTGTGGTTTCGGCGGGCGCATCGTCGCCGGTTTGCATGAAGAATGCGATGCCGCCGAGAATGACGGCGATCGTCGCAACGCCTGCAAGGGCGAGGCCAGTGTTGTTCATGGGAGGGCTCCAAAATTTGTGCCGCTAGCTTAACGCGAATACTGCGCAGGGTAAGGCGGTGTCAGCCCCTTTCAGGGGCGCAGCTGTGCCGGGGCTTTGGCGCAGGCATGACAGGCCAGAGTGCTCAAACACGATGAGACTAGACTCTTCTAAGGCGGGTGCTGCTGCGGAGCGGTCGCCCTTGGCCGGGCGCAATGCCGCTATCGATAGCCTGCGCACCGCGATGATGTGCGTGGTGATGTTTGGCCATCCGCTGTTGCCCTACACCACGGTGCCGCGCCGTTTTCAGGAGCCCCAAGCGCATGTGGCTTTTGATGTCCTGGGCGTGTTTTTGTACGGCTTTGCCATGCCCGCCTTCTTTGTCACGGCGGGTTTTGCCGGAGCGGCCCTGTATTCCAAGCGCGGGACTGCGACGTTTTGGCGTAACCGCGCCACCCGGATATTTCTACCGTTGCTGTTTGGCTACGTGCTGCTCACACCGCTGACGCGGGCGGCTTATGAGTTTGCTCAGGTGATCGTCGATACCCGGAGCCTGGGGGCGGGGCTGGAAGCTGTTGGCGACTGGAGCTGGTTGCGCTGGGGCAAGGCTTATCACTTATGGTTTTTGGCCTCGTTGCTAGTGTTTTCGGCCCTAATTCAGGCGCTGATTGCCGGCTTTAACCAGGCCTCGCCGCCTATGCGAAAAAGGCTCGCATTGCTGGGGCGTAAAGCGTTACTGGGGCCATGGCGCAGCGCTGTGATCAGCGGCTGGGTGGCTGTGTGTATGTCCCAGGCTTACATTACCGGCACTGGCCAGGGAACGAGTCTAGGCATGCAGCTAGCTGTGTTTAGTTTTTTCGTTGTGGGCTGGGTGTACTTTGCCTTCCGCGACCAGCTATCGGTGTTGAATGATCGCTGGTGGGAGGGTCTTTTCCTAGGCCTGGCCGTGCTGCCCTTATGTGCCTGGTCCACCCTGCACCGTCTGCACTCTGGCGGAGAATGGGACCCGCTTATGGGCGCTCTTGCAGGTCTGAGCAATGCCATATTGGCGGTCACAATCACTTTTGGGCTGATTGGGCTGTTCCAAACTCACATGACCCGCCAGGGTCCTTTGGGGCGGTATCTGAGCGAGGCCTCCTATTGGATCTACCTCATTCACTATCCCATCGTTATTGCGGCCGGCGGCATCCTGGCGCTGAGCGACTGGCCAGCGCTGGTCAAATATATAGCTGTGGTGGCCTTGGCCCTGCCTCTCATTCTGGGTAGTCATGCCTTGTTGGTACAGCGTGGGCCATTAGCTGCGATATTGGGCGGGGGCTCTGCCAGAAGTGGCTCTTGAGCTGAATGACAGCTCAGGGTGCTGTGGCGCTGAGTGTGAGCTGCACTGGAATTGTCATCGACACATAGTCTGCGCCAGGGTCGCTTCCCATGCCCAGGTCGGCGTCGTCACGACGAATCTCAGTATTCACCTCTAACTGCAGTTCGTTGTCGCCTAGCCGGAGTCTGAGCGGTTTTACGGGAATGGGGCGCTGTTTGATCTCCAGCTGGCCCTCAACCTCCCATTGCTCGCCACCGACGGAGCGGATTGCGCTGGAGGAGAAGTAAGCGTAGGGATATTGGTCTACGTTGAACCATTCCCCTTTGCGCAGTGTGCGTTCTTGTAGCCCCACTCCGGTTTGGGCGGAACTGGTGTCGATGCGGGCCAAAATACGACCTTGCTCGGGCTGGGCTGGGTCTAGCCGGATATCGGCCTCCCAGCGACCAAACTCACCTTCAAAAGTGTCGCCATCATGTTCGCCGGAAAAGCTGAGGCGGCTGTTCTCGGTGTTGACTGTCCAGGCTGCTAATGGGTGCTCTGTGCGTTGTTGCCACTGGTTTTGCAAAGCCGAAGGGGTGATCACACCGCTCTGAGCTGCCAGAGGCTGCCAGGTCGCCAGCAGGGTCAGACTCGCCAAGCCCAAGACCACCACAGCGCAGCCCAGCAGGGGGCGCCGGTAGGGTGGAGGCAGCAGCTCAGCACGCAATGCCTGCGGGCTCATCTGGCGCAAGGTGTGGTCACGGCTGACAAAGTGGTGTTTGAGGGCAGCGCCAACGTGAAGCGCTAACAACACTAAAGTGAGCTGAGCCAGAATTTCGTGTGCTTCCATGCTGGCATTCGCCAGTTGTTCGCGTAAACCATGGGCAGCTTGGTCGAGCCCGAGTAGATGCGGGATTTCCACCCAGCCCCAGAGGACGGTAGCCACACTAAAGGCCTGGTCTCCACGCCATTGGGCCGATACATACAGCCAACCGCTAAGCGGAATGCCCAGCATCAAGGCATAAAACGCCCAGTGTGTGAGCTGGGCAGCGCGTCGCTCCCAGGCTGCCCCGACGGTGTTAGCTGCGGGCGGATGGGCCAGTCTCCAGCCCAGTCGTAACAGGCTGAAGAAGAGGACGGTGAGGCCTAGAGATTTGTGCCACTGGTAAACCGATGTGGCCAGCTCTTGGGTGCTGGCCTGGTCAATGGCCTCGTGCATCCACCATCCGGCCAAAATGTTGGTCAGGATCGCGATAGCGATGAGCCAGTGTAGGGAAATGGCGACGCTGTGATAGCGTCGCCATGTGGTGGCGGTCATGCTGGTTTAGTCAGCTGCAGCGGTTTGGTGAAACTCGCCCAAGAAATGCACATGCACCATGTCACTGACAATTTCGGGCTGGGTCAGGTGGGTCATGCCGAACTCTGAGCGTTGAAACTCGCCATGGGCATCAAAGCCCACGGCGGGTACGCCGGCGAAGGGGTGTTCCTCCACCATGCCCGTCAGTTTGACCTTGAGGCTCACTGGATGGGTTTGGCCACGCATGGTGAGCTCGCCATCAACACTTAACTCATTTGGGCCGCTGAGGCTGATGGTGGTGCTCTCAAAGCCAAGCTCAGGGTGATTGCCAGCGTCCAGGAATTTGGAGCTCATGGCCAAGTCTTGATCCCAGCTGTCGAAGGGCGACTTCTTATGGGTGGCTTTGTAGTCACCAGGGTAGTCGGTACGAATGGAGGTGGGGTCGATATCGAGTTCAATACTGGAATCGGAGACGGGGTCGGCTACAACGAGTTCGGCCTCAAAATCAGTAAACCGCATCATGTAGGGGGCCAAACCCAAATGCTTCACGGTGAAGTGCAGGCTGGCGTGCGTCGGGTCCAAGCGATAGCTGCCGGTGGGGGCATCCAGGCGTGGGGCTTCGGTGCTCTTGGCTGGAGCAGCAGCGGTTTGGTTGGATGGGGTCTCGCTGGAGCAGGCTGGTAGCAGGGTCAAGGTGCTTGCCGCCAGGGCTGTGGCCGTTAGTACAGGGCGCAGTGTCATCCTCATATCTCCAAGTGGGGAAGCGCTAAAGACTAGCATTACTGGATGACGGCTCCTTGTCGCCGCGAATGGGGCTCAGGCTCATAGGCAAGTTGGAGCGAGCGACCTTAATGGAGAGGCTGGTGCTAGGAAGCGTCTGCTGGCCCTGCCTGCGCCTGTGTCCCCCGCGCCGCTTCGCGGTCCCCTGCGGGGCATGCTGTTCTGGGGGTCGTCTCGACGCAACGTCCTGTTGCGGCGAGACTCAATCCGGCGTCCTGCCGGATTGTCCCCCGCCACAGCACACCCCTCCGGCGCTTCCTCCTTAACCAGGCGCAGGCAGGACCAGCAGACGCAGCCCCACGCTCCTGCTTCGCGTTCCGCTCGCATCTTCCGATGCACGCTCGGGCCGTGGGCGTGACGCTCCACCGGGGCCGCAATTGGCTGTAGCGCCGGAGGCACCAGTCGCGACTGTGGTCAATCGGCCATGGACGGCCGATTGAGGCTTGCCGCGACAGGAAGTCGCGTCAAGCCGGCCACACCAAGCGGCTGGTACCGGAGGGGACCGCGCAGCGGCGCGAAGGACAGCGGACCCGGTGGAGCATCACGCGCAGAGGTGTCGACGTTCACCAACTTGGCTTGGAAAAAAACGCCCGCAGAACGCGGGCGTTTCGAAGAGGTGCTGCTCGGGGTGCTCGATACCCCGTTCGATTTACTCGAAGCCGCGACGCTTGAGCAAGGGCTCGATGCGCACATCCCGTCCGCGGAAGTCATGGAAGAGTTGCATGGCGTCTTTGCTGCCCCCGCGCGAGAGCAGGGTGGCGCGGAAGTGATCGCCGTTGGCGCGGGTCAGGCCACCGTTGGCTTTGAACCACTCCACCGTGTCGGCGTCGAGCTGCTCACTCCAGATATAGGAGTAGTAACCGGCCGAGTAGCCGCCGGCAAAGATGTGGGCGAAGTAAGTGCTGCGATAGCGCGGCAGGATCTCCGTCATTTGCGCGCCGGCCTCGGCCAGAGCCTGGCCCTCGAAGGCCAGCACATCGGTTACGGCTTGCGCTTCTTCCAGCGAGAGCTTGTGCCAGGCCAGATCGAGCAGAGCCGCAGCCAGGTATTCGGTACTGCGGTAGCCCTCATTAAAGCTCTGCGCGGCCAACAGCCGATCGACCAAAGCCGGATCCAAGGCTTCGCCGGTCTCATAGTGCTTGGCGTAGTTTTTGAGAATCTCCGGCCAGGTCACCCACATCTCATGCACCTGAGACGGGAACTCTACGAAGTCGCGCGGCACCAAAGTGCCGGAGAAGCGCGGATAGGTCACATCCGAGAGTAAGCCGTGCACGGCGTGACCAAACTCATGAAACAGCGTGTTGACCTCATCATAGGTGAGTAGGGCGGGCTCGCCTTCAGGAGGTTTGGGAATATTGAGATGATTGCCCACCACGGGTCGGGTGCCCAGCAGGTGGCTTTGACTCACATGGGAGTTCATCCAGGCGCCACCGCGCTTGGAGGGGCGTGCGAAGGGGTCGAAGAGGAACAGGCCCAGGCCGCTGTCGTCCCGGTCGATGACCTCGTAGACGGTGACGTCCGGGTGATAGCCCTGCAAGTCATCGCGGCGGTCGAAGCGCAGCCCATACAGCCGCTCGGCCATTTCGAATACGCCATCAACCAAGACCCGCTCCAGCTCGAAGTAGGGCTTGAGCTGTGATTCATCAAAGGCGTATTCCTTGGCGCGGAGCTTCTCGGCGTAGTAACTCCAGTCCCAGGGCATCAGCTTGAATTGGCCGCCCTCGGCCTTGATCTGCTTTTGCAGAGCCGCGGCTTCGCGTTTGGCGTTGCGCACAGCGGCCGGGACGATGCGGGCCATCAGCCCGTCCACGGCCTGGGTGTTGCCTGCGGTTTGCTCCACCAGTTGCACGGCGGCATGGGAGGGATAGCCCAGCAGTTCAGCGCGTTCGGCACGCAGGCGTGCAATCTCCAGCACCGTGTCTTTGTTGTTGTGTGGATTGGCGTTATTGCCGCGCTGGATAGAGGCCAGATAAATGCGCCGCCGCAGGTCGCGGTTATCCAGGCGGGCCAGGCTAGGCTGGTTAGTGGGCAGAATCAGGCTGATCAGATATTTGCCGGGCTCGCCTGCGGCTTCAGCGGCTTTGGCCAGAGCGGCGATTTCATCCTCGCCCAGCCCGGCGAGTTCGGCACGATCTTCCACCAGAATGGCCGAAGCATTGGTGTCGGCCCGGAGCTGTTGGGAGAACTGCGTGGTGAGCTCGCTCAGGCGCTGATTCAGCGCTTTGAGCTGTTGTTTGTCGGCATCGTTGAGCTCGGCGCCCGCGTTGACGAAGTCACGGTAGCTGCGGTCGAGCAGCCAGGCCGATTCGGGATCTAGGTCGAGTTCGGCACGCTGGTCGTAAACGGCTTTCACCCGCGCAAACAGCGCGCTGTCCAGCAAAATGGCGTCCTGATGGGCGGCCAGTTCGGGGCCAATTTCGGCTTCCAGCGCCTGCCGTGCGTCATTGGTGTCGGCGGCGTTCAGCGCGTAGAACACCCGCGCAGCTCGATCCAAGATCTGACCACTGCGCTCCAAAGCGACCAAGGTGTTGTCGAAGCTTGGAGCCTCGGGATTGCTGACGATGGCTGCGACCTCAGCTTGATGCTGCTGCATGCCAGCCCGCAAAGCGGGGCCGAAGTGGGCGTCGTTGAGATTGCCGAAGTCCGGAAGTTGGTAGGGCAGGTCGCTTGGGCTTAACAGGGGGTTGTTGGCTGCCATAGCGGACTCAGAAGAGTTGGATGTGAGCGTGGCGCAGCCGCTACACAAGATGGCTGCGGCGAGCAGGCTAAGTGCACGCATGAAGGTATCCCGTGGTTCAATCAAGGCGCGCAATGTACCAGCCCGAGCAAGTTGCGAACACCTCCACTGCCCCTGAACAGATCTTCGTCGCACGTATGCGGGTCAGCACGGGGTGTGCCCGCTAGGCCTGTCGGGGTGCGTTGGTCGCTCCGCCTGGTTGTTTGCTGACCTGCGATGCAGCGCCGTTATAACTGCTTACGAACCAGCCAATGCCACCTTTAGACGCCGCGCATAACAAACAGGCCACCGCGAGGGTGGCCTGAGTGCTCATCACTGACTTGGGCGTTGAAACACCATCCTGTTAGCGCTGTTGTTGGTTGCCGCCAGAGGGCCGCCGCCGGCGTCTACGACGCGGGGTATCGCTGCTGCCAGCAGGTCGTGGGCCGCCACTGGAGGGGCGCTGTCCTTGGCCCTGTTTGTTGCGTCCCTGCGCAGGCTTCCTGTTTTTATTGGGCGGGCGCGCTGGGCGTTCTGGCTCAGCGCTGGGCGGCGGGGCATTGCGTAAGGCCTCAAGCACGGCTTCGCTGGGCTTGAGCTCAGGGACTTTGCGGCCAATCAGGCGCTCAATTCCGCGTAATAGTTTGACTTCTTCACGGTCTACCAAAGAGACGGCGGAGCCTTCAGCTCCTGCGCGTCCGGTGCGCCCAATGCGGTGCACATAGTCTTCGGGAACGTTGGGTAATTCAAAGTTGACCACATGGGGCAACTCGTCAATATCAATACCGCGAGCGGCAATATCTGTCGCGACGAGTACGCGAATTTGATTTTGTTTAAAACCGGCTAGGGCCTGGGTGCGCGCCGACTGACTTTTATTGCCATGGATGGCGGCCGCCGTAAGGCCATCGCTTTGCAGTTGTTTGCACAGCCGGTTAGCGCCGTGCTTGGTGCGGGTAAACACCAGAGTTTGCTGCCAGTTCTCGCCGCGGATGAGCGCCGACAACATGCGGCGTTTGTCGGCCTTCGCGGTCGCCATCTGGTGTTGGGTGACGGCTTTGGCCGTGGCATTGCGCGGGGCAACATTGATGCTCAGCGGGTTATGCAGCAGACCTTGGGCCAGCTTTTCAATGTCTGGGTTAAATGTCGCGGAGAACAAAAGGTTCTGCCGGGCTTGGGGCAGCAGTTTCAAGATGCGCTTGATGTCATGGATGAACCCCATGTCGAGCATGCGGTCGGCCTCATCCAGGACCA from Oceanococcus sp. HetDA_MAG_MS8 includes:
- a CDS encoding sterol desaturase family protein — protein: MCAEAAIFYMDWMEELMDFGLSQPLLLALFGFVILPLLCMGAERLWPQYPDARRFRSGFVSDLVWYAVQSVVSRSIAPWVVFVAVLPVFIIADLPLDNYWAGFGPVAQWPFWLQVLVVFVVADFLSYWQHRLFHQPGFWPVHAVHHSSENLDWLSATRFHPFNEIGAQLVYVAPLIALGFSPTAFVVLAPFTATYAVVLHANVNLSFGPLQYCLASPVFHRWHHSQAVEAQDKNFAGFLPVWDVLFGTFYHPRGRLPQQFGVKDPVGEGFWRQLTYPWRA
- a CDS encoding PQQ-dependent sugar dehydrogenase — protein: MNTFAANIARLAGAGLIFFFAGCDSTDVSAQQSDPSPPPTTPTPVPTTAIQRRSAPDTLRLTANTATGTTVNVREAFPALVFDRPVDMAPTPSEDQIAVVEHRGRVLIFDNRADVEFHSVFLNIEDRVLFDEAERGLVGIAFDPQYASNGFVYLSYAAGPEVDPVQCDDHCSVVSRFKRDPDDVSRLDPSSEEIILLLKQPGQFHNVGQLSFGPDGYLYIGLGDGFTWFGSGFSQNRTNLFGSILRIDVAQGLPYRIPGDNPFVGAGLEQAGVVGEGQPVREEIWAYGLRNPHRFSIDEVSRTMWVGDVGQDSFEEINQVIPGANYGWPSFEGTMPLEETDFGYDSNDLVMPVIQYGRDEGRSVTAGFVYRGSRLPHLFGHFLFGDFISGNLWSFDTRSSSPQHALVTDQAGGFSMVDFEAINDEPYFVNLGQGIVQTLDVDDSCSDDTCAAIPQKLSQTGIFSSLAPLKAQPGMIPYEVNTELWSDGAVKQRWFAIPEQRTIAYSSDGAWVFPEGSVLVKHFAMDLNLTDESNALTPLETRILLKRVDGWLGFSYAWNEEHTDAELLSGPLALQLAITTAEGPTQQTYDIPSRAECISCHNGSTGFALGLKTAQLNRSYDYPAQTMNQLLALSEVALLSPAPGAPDNLAVMPAIDDPDFTLEDRARAYLDANCASCHNPDVPLRSTIDLRYEVPLAETNLINQPATLDDFGIDEAKLVAPGVPENSVLLLRMQATDDRRMPPLASHVIHTDATQLIAQWVMSLPDTAP
- a CDS encoding DUF3014 domain-containing protein; protein product: MNNTGLALAGVATIAVILGGIAFFMQTGDDAPAETTPLVTVEPSPSPTASIQYPINTPTPAPTPSKQPQPISPSQAPRSTPTPVSLPPLDQSDAVLLQDAKPLFGSRGLPEFLIPDALIEHLVVTVENLDGNPIRMSYRPTKHVPGQPASRRTDGDEAVIYLTEANTRRYTPYVDALDRLNPAQTARLYQRYYPLFQQAYKNLGYPNGYFNDRLVAIIDHLLATPTVEYPIQVVQPKVLYEFADPALEELSWGQKTLIRTGPSHMATIKRFLKAFRREITGR
- a CDS encoding acyltransferase family protein, with product MRLDSSKAGAAAERSPLAGRNAAIDSLRTAMMCVVMFGHPLLPYTTVPRRFQEPQAHVAFDVLGVFLYGFAMPAFFVTAGFAGAALYSKRGTATFWRNRATRIFLPLLFGYVLLTPLTRAAYEFAQVIVDTRSLGAGLEAVGDWSWLRWGKAYHLWFLASLLVFSALIQALIAGFNQASPPMRKRLALLGRKALLGPWRSAVISGWVAVCMSQAYITGTGQGTSLGMQLAVFSFFVVGWVYFAFRDQLSVLNDRWWEGLFLGLAVLPLCAWSTLHRLHSGGEWDPLMGALAGLSNAILAVTITFGLIGLFQTHMTRQGPLGRYLSEASYWIYLIHYPIVIAAGGILALSDWPALVKYIAVVALALPLILGSHALLVQRGPLAAILGGGSARSGS
- a CDS encoding cytochrome b/b6 domain-containing protein, producing MTATTWRRYHSVAISLHWLIAIAILTNILAGWWMHEAIDQASTQELATSVYQWHKSLGLTVLFFSLLRLGWRLAHPPAANTVGAAWERRAAQLTHWAFYALMLGIPLSGWLYVSAQWRGDQAFSVATVLWGWVEIPHLLGLDQAAHGLREQLANASMEAHEILAQLTLVLLALHVGAALKHHFVSRDHTLRQMSPQALRAELLPPPYRRPLLGCAVVVLGLASLTLLATWQPLAAQSGVITPSALQNQWQQRTEHPLAAWTVNTENSRLSFSGEHDGDTFEGEFGRWEADIRLDPAQPEQGRILARIDTSSAQTGVGLQERTLRKGEWFNVDQYPYAYFSSSAIRSVGGEQWEVEGQLEIKQRPIPVKPLRLRLGDNELQLEVNTEIRRDDADLGMGSDPGADYVSMTIPVQLTLSATAP
- a CDS encoding YceI family protein gives rise to the protein MTLRPVLTATALAASTLTLLPACSSETPSNQTAAAPAKSTEAPRLDAPTGSYRLDPTHASLHFTVKHLGLAPYMMRFTDFEAELVVADPVSDSSIELDIDPTSIRTDYPGDYKATHKKSPFDSWDQDLAMSSKFLDAGNHPELGFESTTISLSGPNELSVDGELTMRGQTHPVSLKVKLTGMVEEHPFAGVPAVGFDAHGEFQRSEFGMTHLTQPEIVSDMVHVHFLGEFHQTAAAD
- a CDS encoding M3 family metallopeptidase, whose protein sequence is MRALSLLAAAILCSGCATLTSNSSESAMAANNPLLSPSDLPYQLPDFGNLNDAHFGPALRAGMQQHQAEVAAIVSNPEAPSFDNTLVALERSGQILDRAARVFYALNAADTNDARQALEAEIGPELAAHQDAILLDSALFARVKAVYDQRAELDLDPESAWLLDRSYRDFVNAGAELNDADKQQLKALNQRLSELTTQFSQQLRADTNASAILVEDRAELAGLGEDEIAALAKAAEAAGEPGKYLISLILPTNQPSLARLDNRDLRRRIYLASIQRGNNANPHNNKDTVLEIARLRAERAELLGYPSHAAVQLVEQTAGNTQAVDGLMARIVPAAVRNAKREAAALQKQIKAEGGQFKLMPWDWSYYAEKLRAKEYAFDESQLKPYFELERVLVDGVFEMAERLYGLRFDRRDDLQGYHPDVTVYEVIDRDDSGLGLFLFDPFARPSKRGGAWMNSHVSQSHLLGTRPVVGNHLNIPKPPEGEPALLTYDEVNTLFHEFGHAVHGLLSDVTYPRFSGTLVPRDFVEFPSQVHEMWVTWPEILKNYAKHYETGEALDPALVDRLLAAQSFNEGYRSTEYLAAALLDLAWHKLSLEEAQAVTDVLAFEGQALAEAGAQMTEILPRYRSTYFAHIFAGGYSAGYYSYIWSEQLDADTVEWFKANGGLTRANGDHFRATLLSRGGSKDAMQLFHDFRGRDVRIEPLLKRRGFE